ACCTTCTGGTACAGCTCCTGGCACTTAGCCCCGAGCAGGCGTTGCCGCTCTGCAGTAGTTGCAAAGCTAAACGCTTCAAAATACTCGTCGGCGGCGCGCTGCCAGGCTTGCTCGCCGGGGCGGGCCAGGGCCAGCTGCTCCAGGTAGTAGCCGGCGCTGTCGTGCTTTTCGGCTGCTTTGTAAGTGTCGGCCAGGGTTTTAGCCAGGCGCAGCTTGGCGGCTGGGTCCTGGGTGCTGGCGTAGCGGCTGCGCAGGCTGTTCAGCTCCTGCCGCTGCGCCGGAGTCAGGGCCATGTGCGGCTGCTCCGGCGAAACGGCCGTGGGCTGCTCCCCCGACGAGGCTACGGCCTTGGACCCGTTGGTAGCCGTGCCGCCCCCGTCGCGGGTGGCGGTGCGGGCGGCATCCTGGGTTAGCTCTCCCCGGCCTTCCTTAGGCTTTACCACTACCTTCGGCAGCCAAAACAACCCAGCTACCAACGCCACGGCCACGGCCAGGAGCAACAGCTGATGTGTGGAGGTAGTACGAGTCATGGACAGGGGATAAAAGCAGGCCGCCGGGCTTCAGTGGAGAAGACGCCCGGCGGCGCAGCTGGCAATATTACAACAACACGCGACTAAGCGTTGGTGAGTTCCTTGATCTTCTTGCTGTTTTTGATCTTACCGATGAATGTTTTCGACGGTTTGAAGCTCGGGATGAAGTGCTCGTCGATGATGATCGACGTGTTTTTCGAGATGTTGCGGGCTACTTTCTTCGCGCGCTTTTTGTTTACGAAGCTGCCGAAGCCGCGCACGTAGATGTTGTTGCCCTCGGCCATGGAGTCCTTTACTACTTTGAAGAAGGCTTCAACGGTAGCCGAAACGTCTGCTTTCTCGATGCCGGTCTTTTCGGCAATTTCGGCGATTACTTCTGCTTTAGTCACGCTGGTAAGTGTACTATGGAGTGAAAAATGTGAGCTGGGCAACAATGCCCCTTGAAAACGTAAGCCCTTGCCCGGTAGGCTGTTCGCTTTTGAATTGGGGCCACAAAGGTAAATTGCTTTTTTGGTTTTACAATAGATTCTGCTGCATTCGCGTCGGGTCTTTAGGTTGTGTACAACTATTTCTTTTTCAAAGTCTTGTCGTCAAATTTCGTTCCATTTGCCGCGCCCTGGTTTGCGCCGGCCCTGCTTGCCTGGTACCCTCGCCACCGCCGCGACCTGCCCTGGCGCCACACCCGCGACCCGTACGCCATCTGGCTGTCGGAGGTAATCCTGCAGCAAACCCGCGTGAAACAGGGCCTGCCCTACTACCTCGACTTCATCACCACCTACCCTACCGTGCACGACCTGGCCGCCGCTCCGCAGGATGAAGTGCTGCGCCACTGGCAGGGGCTGGGCTACTACTCGCGGGCCCGCAACATGCACCACACGGCCCAGCAGGTGGTGCAGGAGCACGGCGGGCAGTTTCCGGGTTCTTACGCCGAGTTGCTGAAGCTGCGTGGAGTAGGTCAGTACACGGCCGCCGCCATTGCCTCCTTTGCCTACGACGAGCAAGTGGCCGTGCTCGACGGCAATGTGTACCGGGTGCTGGCCCGCGTATTCGGCATCACGGCCGACATTGCCGCTCCTGCCAGCCGCAAGATCTTCCAGCAGCTAGCCGATACGCTGATTCCGGCCGAACACCCGGCCGAGTTCAACCAGGCCATTATGGAGTTCGGGGCTATTCAGTGCACACCGGTGAAGCCGGACTGTTTGTTTTGCCCGTTGCAAAGCCAGTGCTACGCCTTTCAGCACGGCATGGTGCAGGAGCTGCCCGTTAAGAGCAAGGCCAAAGCCGGCCGCACCCGCTACTTCCACTACCTGGTGCTACGCTACGGCGACACGCTGTACATGCGCAAGCGCGGCCCAAAGGATATTTGGGAAGGCCTGTACGATTTTGCTCTGCTGGAAACCGATGCGCCGGAGCTGCCGGCTCAGGAAGTAGTAGCGGCCGTGGAAGCTTTGGGCGGACAAGTGGCTGCTACGTTGGCCGAGGAGCCCGTGCGTAGTCTGCGCCACGTGCTCAGCCACCAGAAAGTAGAAGCCAAGTTTCATCCGGTGTGGCTGGCCGCGCCGCTGCCGGATGCCGCGCTACAAAAAGTTGGCTTGACTCCTTATCAGCTGAGCCAGATAGAGGAGCTACCGAAGTCCATGCTGGTTACTAATTATATTAGCAGTATCGCTATTTAATTTCTAAAATAATTGGAATCAAGAATAGTATATCGTATATTTAAGCTTAGAAACATTTCCTTATTTCCTACTTAACCTTTTACCAGTAAGCACAATGGCAAGCGTCAACAAGGTCATTCTGATTGGCCACCTGGGCAAAGACCCGGAAGTTCGTCACCTGGAAGGCGGCAATGTGGTAGCCAATTTCACCATGGCTACCAACGAGTACTACAAAGACAAGCAAGGTACCCGCGTGGAGCGTACTGAATGGCATACCATTGCGGCGTGGCGCAACCTGGCCGAGCTGGCCGAGAAATACCTACGCAAAGGCCAGCAGGTGTACGTGGAGGGCCGCATCCGCACCCGCCAGTACCAGGACAAGGAAAACCAGACCCGCTACATCACCGAAATCGTAGCCGAGGAAATTTCCCTGCTCGGCAGCCGGCCCCAGTCGGGCGAAGCCGTGCCGCAACCGGCCGCTGCCGAAGCACCGACCACCTTCCGGCAGGAACCTGAACTGGATCAGTTGCCGTTTTAAGGTGCTGGTCCTGATTACTCGAAAGCCTCGGCTCCGGCCGGGGCTTTTTTGTGGTCGGGTTCCGCCGGTGAGTGGAGCACCAGCTCTGGTGTTCTGTGGCGACGTTGTGGCTACCTTTACTTTTTCATTCGTCTGCTTTCCGCATGACTCTTTCTCGATTTTTGCGCGCTGGGTGGGCGGTGCCGCTGTTGCTGCTGGCCGCCGGCTGCTCGTCTACGCCCGATTTCACGCCCAAGCCCAAGGGATACAACCGCATCGACCTGCCCCCGCACGCTTATCAGCAGCTGGCGCCGGGGCACCCATACACGTTTCAGTACTCGCGCTACGCCCGGATTTTGCGCGACTCATCCTACCTGGCGCAGCCGCACTGGATTAACGTGTACTACCCACAGCTCCAGGCCAACGTGCAGATAACCTACGCCGACCTGCGCCAGAATAACCGGCTCACTAACAAGATGCTGGAGGATGCCCGTAAGCTCACCAGCAAGCACCAGATTAAGGCCACGGCTATTGACGAAAGCGTGCTGAAAACGCCGGCGGGTATGCGGGTGTCGGTGTTTGAGCTACAGGGCGACGTGCCCAGCCAGTACCAGTTCTATACCACCGACAGCACCCGGCACTTCTTCCGCGGCGCCCTGTACTTCCGCACCGCTACTGCTAATGACTCCCTGGCCCCGGTCATTGACTACGTGAAAAAGGACATTATTCAGCTCCTCAACACGCTGAAATATCAGTGAATTGGTTAGCCGCAAGCCATAAGCTGCAAGCTACAAGCTTTTGTTCTGATAGCTTGTGGCTTGCAGCTTATGGCTTGTAGCTCCCAACTTGCCGCTTAAAGCTTACGGCTTGCAGCTGATCCATGAGCAACTTCTTTCAAACCAAAATAGAATACCTGCGCGGCGTGGGGCTGCAACGGGCGCAGCTGCTGCAAAAGGAGCTGAACCTGTTCACCTACGGCGACCTGATTCAGCGCTACCCCTTCCGCTACCTCGACCGCACGCAGTTCTACAACATCTGCGACCTGCACGACGACTTGCCCTACGTGCAGGTGAAAGGCATTTTGCGGGGCCGCGAAGTGCTGGGCGAAGGGCCCAAAAAGCGCATGGTAGCCAAAGTGACCGATGCCAGCGGGGAGTTGGAGCTGGTGTGGTTTAAGGGCATCAACTACCTGGAGAAGGTTATCAAGAACCACCAGGAGTACATTGTGTTCGGCAAGCCCACGATGTTCAACGGCCGCCCCCAGATGGCCCACCCCGAGCTGGAAGAAGTAACCGAGCAGAAGCCCGGCCAGAGCTACTTGCAGCCGGTGTACAACACCTCCGAAAAGCTCAAGAACTACCACCGCATCGACAGCAAGGCCATTGCCCGCATGGTGGCCGACTTGCTCAAGATTGCCCTGCCCCACGTGCACGAAACGCTGTCGGAAGACCTGATCCGGCAGTATGGGCTAATGAACAAGGCGACGGCGTTGCAGCAGATTCACTTTCCGCAAAGCACCGAGCTGCTCCAGGCGGCCCGGTTCCGGCTCAAGTTTGAGGAGCTGTTTTATGTGCAGCTTAAGCTCTTGCGCCAGAAAACCCAGCGCAAAGTGGAACTGGCCGGGCAGATTTTCAAGGAAGTGCCTACGCTGGTGCATTTCTACAAGAACGTCATGCCCTTCGACCTTACGGGGGCGCAAAAGCGGGTTATCCACGACATCTACAAGGATTTTTGCTCGGGCAAGCAGATGAACCGCCTGTTGCAGGGCGACGTAGGCTCGGGCAAAACTATTGTGGCCTTCATCAGTATGCTCATGGCCGCCGACAACGGGGCCCAGAGCTGCCTGATGGCGCCCACCGAAATTCTGGCCGACCAGCACTACACCGGCCTAAAGCAGTACGCCGACATGCTGGGCCTGAACATCGGCAAGCTCACGGGCAGTACCCGCACCGCCGAGCGGCGGGTACTGCACGAGCAGCTGCGCTCCGGCGAGATGCATATGCTGGTGGGCACCCACGCCCTGCTCGAAGATGTGGTGCAGTTCCGCAACCTGGGCCTCACCATCATGGACGAGCAGCACCGCTTTGGGGTGGCCCAGCGCTCTAAGCTCTGGCAGAAAAACCCCGACGTCATTCCGCACGTGCTAGTGATGACGGCCACGCCCATTCCGCGCACCCTGGCCATGACCCTGTACGGCGACCTGGACGTGTCGGTGATTGACGAGCTGCCGGCCGGCCGCAAGCCCATCGTAACCGTGCACCGCTACGACGCCAACCGCCTCAAGGTGTTTCAGTTCCTGCGCGACCAAATCAACCTGGGCCGGCAGGTGTACATTGTGTACCCGCTGATTGAGGAAAGCGAGGCCATGGCCGACTACAAAGACCTTATGGACGGCTACGAAAGCGTGGCCCGCGCCTTTCCGGAGTTTCAGATCAGCATTGTGCACGGGCGCATGACGGCTGGGGAAAAGGACGCCGAAATGCAACGCTTCGTGGAGCGCAAAACGCAGATTATGGTGGCGACTACCGTTATTGAGGTGGGTGTGAACGTGCCCAATGCCTCCGTGATGGTCATTGAAAGCACCGAGCGGTTTGGCCTCTCGCAGCTGCACCAGCTCCGGGGCCGGGTGGGCCGGGGCGCCGAGCAGAGCTACTGCATTCTGATGAGCGGCTACAAGCTCAGCAAAGACTCGCGCACCCGCATCGAAACTATGGTGCGCACCAACAACGGCTTTGAGATTGCCGACATTGACTTGAAGCTGCGTGGCCCCGGCGACCTGATGGGCACCCAGCAGAGCGGCGTGCTCGACCTGCTCATTGCCGACCTGGCCAAGGACGGCCGCATCCTGACCGAAAGCCGCGCCGCCGCCCAAGCCATTCTCAACGATGACCCCGGCCTGGCCAAACCCGAAAACCGCCCCATCCGCCAGCACATCGAAAGCCTGCCCGCCACGGCCGTCAACTGGAGCCGCATCAGCTAGGCGCAGAACATTGTATCACCACGGTATACGAAGGCCCCATGCTTCCTTCATCGAGGTAACATGGGGCCTTTGCAGGTGCTGACTGGACACAAAAAAGGCGACATCTGCGTCGCCTACCGAGTATCGTACTTACTTATTCAAAAGAAACTGTGGTGGTCGTTGCCGGAGCAGTAGCCTGCCACAATCGGCTGCCACTGCCCGGAACCGGGCCTTTAACAGCCGGGTGCACCGGCAATACAGAGGCGTTGCGCACGGGCACTACCAGTACCTGAGGAGCTGCTTTTGCGGTGGTAGCTTGCTTGTCTGCTTGCTTCGTTATCTTGCCGATAACGACCAAGCTAAGCATGAGAGAAAACCGGAGTAATGATTTCATAGCGGTATGCGTGTTTTGATCGGGGCGGGGGTCAGCAAATTCTACGCCAGTCCGGAGCGACGCCGTAAAATTTCTGTAAAGTTGGAGGTAAGGGGGCAGCTATGTTTCGATAGGCTTCGAATTCAAGGGTATGAGGACTTATAAGTTACCACATAATCTTTATATTATAAAATACAAAAATCCACTCGCCGTCGAGGTTAGATCCTATCGTGTTGTCTGTTCGTTTTGCAAAGTAAACGGATAGCCCCCCTAGTTGTACCATGGCTTTTGATTAAGTATGTATCAACAAATTGTTACATACCCCTTTCCTGTACGGTCCTTTTGCCCATTTGTACCGAATGCTGGTAAAGATGGGTACCTTTGGAGAGTACAGTTTTGTGCTTTAAGCTCTTTGTTCATTCAACACCCGTTTCCGTGCGTTTCTTTCTTCGTCTTGCGTCCGGCGTGGCCTTATCAGGCTGGCTTTTAGGAACAGGCCCTGCGCTGGCACAAAAGGTTAAATCCGCCGCTTTCAGCTACGTTCCGGAGAAATCCGACGACCGATATAACCAACGAATCAGCCAGAAAACCCTAGCCTTGCCAGCCGGCGGCTTTGTAGTACTGGCTCACAAATCGGCCGCGGAATATGCCGTGGAGCGGTACGATGCCGAGCTGAAGCGCCTGTGGAGCACAACGCTGCCGCTGGCCGCCGGCGAATCCATCGACGGGTTTGCCCGTAGCAGCAGCCAGGCCCTGGTTGTTGTTCACCAGAACACCGGAGCCGCGCAGCAACTATCGGCCCTGACCGTGGACCTGGGCACGGGCCAGAAGACGCCCGCCAAAAAGCTGCTAACCGCCGGCACCCGCGACCGGCGCCCCAGCGTGGCCTTTTCGCCCGACGGCTCTAAGTTGGTAGCCTGGCGCTACCTCACCCGTAACGAGCAGATCAAGGCCATCAGCGCCAGCGTGTACGACGAGAAGCTGCTGAAGCTCAAGGACCGCACCTACGACTTCCACGACCAGGGTGGGTTCTTTTCCACCACCGTGCACATCGGCAACGATGGCTCCCAGTTTGTGACCTTGGTGGGCGACGAGATGAAGAAGCTAACTGTGCGCCGCTACCGTAACGATGTGCCCGAGGTGAAGGTGATGTCGGTGTCGGTGGGGGGCACGTTCGGGGGCAAGGTGGTCAACGTGTTTGATTCGCGCTTTGCCCTGCAACCCGACAACGTGCTCTACGCCGCGGCCATTTGCAACGAGCGGCAGTCGGGCCTTTACCACAGCCTGAAGGTCGTGAAGTTTGACTTTGCCGAACAAGGCGACATGAAATTTGCCCCGGAGTTCAAGTTCACACCCGAGTACCTGGCTGAGGCGAACAAAGCCAGCGGCAGCACCGCCAAGCGCCTCGAAGACGTGTACCTGACCGACCTACTCCTCACCAACGACAAGCAGCTGGTGGTGCTGGCCGAGAAAAAGTACGAGGAAGGCGGCGACGACTCGCCCGGCCACGCGCGGGAGCTGCACCTGTTCGGCTACAACGAGTTTCTGTCGCCAGCCTGGCACAGCATTGTAGCCAAAGACCAGGTAGCACCGGCCGCCGAGGGCTTCAGCAGTATCGGCTACCGTGCCGCCGTGTTTGGGCCTGAGGTGCAGATTGTAACCTGGGAGAAGCGTAAAAACAAATCGGACCTGTACCTGCGCCGCGTGAATGCCCAAACCGGCGTGGTGCAGGAACCGAAAGGCCTGGGCCTGAACGTGGCCGCCGACCAGAACCCCTCCTACGTCAAGGACTTTACTACCTGGCTCGACGCCAAAACCCTCATCGGCGTGAGCCGCCCCAGCAAAAAATCAGCAGCCCTGATGCTGAACAAGATTGCCGTGAAGTAGAACCACGGATTAGACAGATTTTTCGGATTTCGCGGATTTAGTGCATGAGAAAAGCCGCTCTTGGTAGCAAGAGCGGCTTTTTGTACTGTAACACCAATTAGACCGTCCTGCTGAGCGCAGGCGCAGCCGTAGTCAAATCGTCTCTACCGCTTCGTCCGCACGATTGAGGTAGATGCTTCGGCAAGCAGACGCCGGATGGAGCAGGACGGCTGGTGAAGCTGTTGCTTACGGGAAGATGCCCAGGGCCTGGTAGCTGACACCTATCTTCTCAATGGCGCTGTAGAAGGCGGCGGTGCG
This region of Hymenobacter sp. YIM 151500-1 genomic DNA includes:
- a CDS encoding tetratricopeptide repeat protein, which gives rise to MTRTTSTHQLLLLAVAVALVAGLFWLPKVVVKPKEGRGELTQDAARTATRDGGGTATNGSKAVASSGEQPTAVSPEQPHMALTPAQRQELNSLRSRYASTQDPAAKLRLAKTLADTYKAAEKHDSAGYYLEQLALARPGEQAWQRAADEYFEAFSFATTAERQRLLGAKCQELYQKVLKNNPDNLDAKNNLGMAFMVSDNPMQGVTLLREVLAADPRNEKVLYNLGLLAIKSGQYDKAVGRFQELTKVNPENVDGQFYLGVSLAQTGAKQEARQAFLKAKSLSPDPALAASVDEELQKLQ
- a CDS encoding HU family DNA-binding protein, whose product is MTKAEVIAEIAEKTGIEKADVSATVEAFFKVVKDSMAEGNNIYVRGFGSFVNKKRAKKVARNISKNTSIIIDEHFIPSFKPSKTFIGKIKNSKKIKELTNA
- the mutY gene encoding A/G-specific adenine glycosylase; amino-acid sequence: MSSNFVPFAAPWFAPALLAWYPRHRRDLPWRHTRDPYAIWLSEVILQQTRVKQGLPYYLDFITTYPTVHDLAAAPQDEVLRHWQGLGYYSRARNMHHTAQQVVQEHGGQFPGSYAELLKLRGVGQYTAAAIASFAYDEQVAVLDGNVYRVLARVFGITADIAAPASRKIFQQLADTLIPAEHPAEFNQAIMEFGAIQCTPVKPDCLFCPLQSQCYAFQHGMVQELPVKSKAKAGRTRYFHYLVLRYGDTLYMRKRGPKDIWEGLYDFALLETDAPELPAQEVVAAVEALGGQVAATLAEEPVRSLRHVLSHQKVEAKFHPVWLAAPLPDAALQKVGLTPYQLSQIEELPKSMLVTNYISSIAI
- a CDS encoding single-stranded DNA-binding protein, with translation MASVNKVILIGHLGKDPEVRHLEGGNVVANFTMATNEYYKDKQGTRVERTEWHTIAAWRNLAELAEKYLRKGQQVYVEGRIRTRQYQDKENQTRYITEIVAEEISLLGSRPQSGEAVPQPAAAEAPTTFRQEPELDQLPF
- the gldD gene encoding gliding motility lipoprotein GldD, yielding MTLSRFLRAGWAVPLLLLAAGCSSTPDFTPKPKGYNRIDLPPHAYQQLAPGHPYTFQYSRYARILRDSSYLAQPHWINVYYPQLQANVQITYADLRQNNRLTNKMLEDARKLTSKHQIKATAIDESVLKTPAGMRVSVFELQGDVPSQYQFYTTDSTRHFFRGALYFRTATANDSLAPVIDYVKKDIIQLLNTLKYQ
- the recG gene encoding ATP-dependent DNA helicase RecG — its product is MSNFFQTKIEYLRGVGLQRAQLLQKELNLFTYGDLIQRYPFRYLDRTQFYNICDLHDDLPYVQVKGILRGREVLGEGPKKRMVAKVTDASGELELVWFKGINYLEKVIKNHQEYIVFGKPTMFNGRPQMAHPELEEVTEQKPGQSYLQPVYNTSEKLKNYHRIDSKAIARMVADLLKIALPHVHETLSEDLIRQYGLMNKATALQQIHFPQSTELLQAARFRLKFEELFYVQLKLLRQKTQRKVELAGQIFKEVPTLVHFYKNVMPFDLTGAQKRVIHDIYKDFCSGKQMNRLLQGDVGSGKTIVAFISMLMAADNGAQSCLMAPTEILADQHYTGLKQYADMLGLNIGKLTGSTRTAERRVLHEQLRSGEMHMLVGTHALLEDVVQFRNLGLTIMDEQHRFGVAQRSKLWQKNPDVIPHVLVMTATPIPRTLAMTLYGDLDVSVIDELPAGRKPIVTVHRYDANRLKVFQFLRDQINLGRQVYIVYPLIEESEAMADYKDLMDGYESVARAFPEFQISIVHGRMTAGEKDAEMQRFVERKTQIMVATTVIEVGVNVPNASVMVIESTERFGLSQLHQLRGRVGRGAEQSYCILMSGYKLSKDSRTRIETMVRTNNGFEIADIDLKLRGPGDLMGTQQSGVLDLLIADLAKDGRILTESRAAAQAILNDDPGLAKPENRPIRQHIESLPATAVNWSRIS